CTGATGGGCTCAAAGCCTTGTGCAACGAACGGCGCGGAATGGATCAGCCTACGTCCCGGCAGGACGTCTCGTGGCGCCTTGCGACGCTGACGAGCTGGGTAGTCAGGCGGCTGCAGATTTCTCCTTGAAGGGTTCGCCGGTGACCAAGATGCTGTGCATGATTACAGCTAGCTTGCGGGCGACGGCGACCGCAGCACGCTTGAAGCCTAAGCGCTCTCTCAGCTGCAGCCCCCACCTGCGTAAGTCGCATTCGGATTTGGTGCGAGTGAGCAGCACCGTCGCGGCTTCGTAGAGCAATCCGCGCAGATGGC
Above is a genomic segment from Novosphingobium sp. 9U containing:
- a CDS encoding transposase, which gives rise to TNFKHSRSVGAFVGLTTRRYQSGEIDYDGHISRRGDSHLRGLLYEAATVLLTRTKSECDLRRWGLQLRERLGFKRAAVAVARKLAVIMHSILVTGEPFKEKSAAA